One part of the Actinomyces howellii genome encodes these proteins:
- a CDS encoding exonuclease domain-containing protein produces the protein MNDDGPDPSTTPTAPWTRGPVLGFDTETTGVDPRTDRLVTAAIVSREAPGPEHARRQRVETWLADPGVEIPQGASAVHGVTTERARAQGRPVAQVLEEVAERLATAMSRQVPVVVFNGSYDLTLMESELSRHGLPTVRERLGREPGPVIDPLVLDRAVDRYRKGKRRLEDLCRFYGVESDAALHTAEVDVAAALDVLEEMTRRHPRLADMGLAELMTFQAREHRRWAESFNRWLARQNPGRPGADPSWPLPEDL, from the coding sequence ATGAACGATGACGGCCCTGACCCGAGCACCACCCCGACGGCGCCCTGGACCCGCGGTCCGGTCCTGGGATTCGACACCGAGACCACCGGGGTCGACCCTCGCACGGACCGCCTTGTCACCGCTGCGATCGTCTCGCGTGAGGCCCCCGGCCCCGAGCACGCGCGGAGGCAGCGGGTCGAGACCTGGCTGGCCGACCCCGGCGTCGAGATCCCGCAGGGGGCCAGCGCCGTGCACGGGGTGACGACCGAGCGGGCCCGCGCCCAGGGGCGCCCCGTGGCCCAGGTCCTCGAGGAGGTGGCCGAACGCCTGGCCACCGCAATGTCCCGACAGGTCCCGGTCGTCGTCTTCAACGGCTCCTACGACCTGACCCTCATGGAGAGCGAGCTGTCCCGGCACGGCCTGCCCACGGTGCGCGAACGCCTGGGTCGGGAGCCGGGGCCCGTCATCGACCCCCTCGTCCTGGACCGGGCGGTCGACCGCTACCGCAAGGGCAAGCGCCGTCTGGAGGACCTGTGCCGGTTCTACGGGGTGGAGTCCGACGCCGCCCTGCACACCGCGGAGGTCGACGTCGCCGCGGCGCTCGACGTCCTGGAGGAGATGACCCGTCGCCACCCCCGGCTGGCGGACATGGGGCTCGCGGAGCTCATGACCTTCCAGGCCCGTGAGCACCGCCGGTGGGCGGAGTCCTTCAACCGCTGGCTGGCCCGCCAGAACCCGGGTCGACCAGGGGCGGACCCGTCCTGGCCGCTGCCCGAGGACCTGTGA
- the guaB gene encoding IMP dehydrogenase, translating into MPPVSDSITSPEVFAPTALTYDDVLLLPRLTDVVPSEVDTTTRLTGRISLATPLLSAAMDTVTEAAMAIAMARQGGIGILHRNLSIEDQAQQVRRVKRSESGMVSDPVTVGPDATIAQLDELCGHYKVSGLPVVDDGGNLLGIITNRDLRFVPPEQWGSLTVRDCMTTRDRLVTGSTGISREDAKALLAEHRIEKLPLIDEAGHLTGLITVKDFVKTEQYPLATKDESGRLVVGAAVGYWGDTWERAGALAEAGVDVIVVDTANGGARLALEMITRLKNDSAFAGIEIIGGNVATREGAQALIDAGVDAVKVGVGPGSICTTRVVAGVGVPQVTAVYEAARACGPAGVPLIADGGLQYSGDIAKALVAGADTVMLGSLLAGCTESPGDLVFVNGKQWKRYRGMGSLGAMSSRGRASYSKDRYFQADVASDSKIVPEGIEGQVPFSGALADVVYQLVGGLHQSMFYVGARTIPELKANGQFVRITSAGLKESHPHDVKMTVEAPNYAGRD; encoded by the coding sequence ATGCCTCCCGTGAGCGACTCGATCACCAGCCCCGAAGTCTTCGCCCCCACCGCTCTGACCTACGACGACGTCCTGCTCCTGCCCAGGCTCACCGACGTCGTGCCCTCGGAGGTGGACACCACGACGCGCCTGACGGGCAGGATCTCCCTGGCCACGCCGCTGCTCAGCGCCGCCATGGACACCGTGACCGAGGCTGCCATGGCCATCGCGATGGCGCGTCAGGGCGGGATCGGGATCCTGCACCGCAACCTGTCGATCGAGGACCAGGCCCAGCAGGTCCGGCGCGTCAAGCGCTCGGAGTCCGGCATGGTCTCGGACCCGGTGACCGTGGGGCCTGACGCGACGATCGCCCAGCTTGACGAGCTGTGCGGCCACTACAAGGTCTCGGGCCTGCCGGTGGTCGACGACGGCGGCAACCTCCTGGGCATCATCACCAACCGTGACCTGCGCTTCGTGCCCCCGGAGCAGTGGGGCTCCCTGACCGTGCGGGACTGCATGACGACCCGCGACCGGCTCGTCACGGGATCGACCGGGATCTCCAGGGAGGACGCCAAGGCGCTGCTGGCCGAGCACCGGATCGAGAAGCTCCCCCTCATCGATGAGGCGGGTCACCTCACCGGCCTCATCACGGTCAAGGACTTCGTCAAGACGGAGCAGTACCCCCTGGCCACGAAGGACGAGTCCGGCCGTCTTGTCGTGGGTGCGGCGGTGGGCTACTGGGGCGACACGTGGGAGCGGGCCGGGGCGCTGGCCGAGGCTGGTGTCGACGTCATCGTCGTCGACACGGCCAACGGGGGCGCCAGGCTCGCCCTCGAGATGATCACGCGCCTCAAGAACGACTCCGCCTTCGCTGGTATCGAGATCATCGGCGGCAACGTGGCGACCCGTGAGGGCGCGCAGGCACTCATCGACGCCGGTGTCGACGCCGTCAAGGTGGGGGTGGGGCCGGGCTCGATCTGCACGACCCGTGTCGTCGCGGGCGTCGGGGTCCCTCAGGTGACGGCCGTCTACGAGGCGGCCAGGGCCTGCGGGCCGGCCGGGGTCCCGCTCATCGCCGACGGCGGGCTGCAGTACTCCGGTGACATCGCCAAGGCGCTTGTCGCCGGTGCCGACACCGTCATGCTCGGGTCCCTGCTCGCCGGGTGCACGGAGTCACCCGGCGACCTCGTCTTCGTCAACGGCAAGCAGTGGAAGCGCTATCGCGGGATGGGGTCGCTGGGTGCGATGAGCTCGCGCGGCCGTGCCTCCTACTCCAAGGACCGCTACTTCCAGGCGGACGTGGCCTCCGACTCCAAGATCGTCCCTGAGGGGATCGAGGGACAGGTCCCCTTCTCCGGGGCCCTGGCCGACGTCGTCTACCAGCTCGTCGGCGGCCTGCACCAGTCGATGTTCTACGTCGGTGCGCGTACGATCCCCGAGCTCAAGGCCAACGGCCAGTTCGTGCGGATCACGAGTGCGGGGCTCAAGGAGTCCCACCCGCACGACGTCAAGATGACCGTCGAGGCACCCAACTACGCCGGACGGGACTGA
- a CDS encoding class I SAM-dependent methyltransferase: MDDSTLAPLLTPEGWALLGSLPPYDDLDPLSAGEALREQGHSPALVAAALTQQRLRGRAETKFGPFASQMLFTPDGLEQATRLEVSAHHASRYTRAGLSRVADLGCGIGGDSMALAGLGLSVLAVEHDETTAALATVNLMAFPEAEVRCADAMDIDLSAEGVDGVFADPARRSQGRRLTDPEQWSPPLSRVLALREQVAALGVKVAPGLAHDLLPADCHAQWVSVEGQVVEAGLWFGPLAHEGPGRSALALRRGADGSSRAHVLADPDCTDPSAPPAQVEPVGGAEELGELVHEPDGAAIRAGLVAHLARALEAAPVGDRIAYLSGDRPPEPSLAPFVRSWRLREVLPLHLKALRARVRETGLGSLEIHKRGVDLPPEALRASLHLRGEGSETWLLTRLGPRDGSAAGARGAVLVVEPLVQATG, translated from the coding sequence ATGGACGACTCGACACTCGCCCCGCTGCTCACCCCCGAGGGCTGGGCGCTGCTCGGCTCCCTGCCCCCCTACGACGACCTCGACCCCCTGAGCGCCGGTGAGGCCCTGCGGGAACAAGGCCACTCCCCCGCCCTCGTCGCCGCCGCCCTCACCCAACAGCGCCTGCGCGGCCGTGCCGAGACCAAGTTCGGCCCCTTCGCCTCCCAGATGCTCTTCACCCCCGACGGACTTGAGCAGGCAACGCGCCTGGAGGTCTCGGCACACCACGCCTCGCGCTACACCCGCGCGGGGCTCTCCCGGGTGGCCGACCTGGGCTGCGGCATCGGCGGGGACTCGATGGCGCTGGCGGGGCTCGGCCTGTCGGTCCTGGCGGTCGAGCACGACGAGACGACGGCGGCGCTGGCCACGGTCAACCTCATGGCCTTTCCCGAGGCCGAGGTGCGCTGTGCCGACGCGATGGACATCGACCTGTCCGCCGAGGGCGTCGACGGGGTCTTCGCCGACCCCGCCCGTCGCAGCCAGGGGCGCCGGCTGACCGATCCCGAGCAGTGGTCGCCACCCCTGAGCCGGGTGCTCGCCCTGCGCGAGCAGGTCGCGGCACTCGGTGTCAAGGTCGCACCGGGCCTGGCCCACGACCTGCTGCCCGCCGACTGCCACGCCCAGTGGGTGAGCGTCGAGGGCCAGGTCGTCGAGGCGGGGCTGTGGTTCGGCCCCCTGGCCCACGAGGGCCCGGGCCGCTCGGCCCTGGCCCTGCGCCGAGGAGCGGACGGCTCCTCACGGGCCCACGTCCTGGCCGACCCGGACTGCACCGACCCCTCCGCCCCACCCGCACAGGTCGAGCCCGTCGGCGGGGCCGAGGAGCTCGGCGAGCTCGTCCACGAGCCCGACGGCGCGGCGATCCGCGCCGGGCTGGTCGCCCACCTCGCCCGGGCCCTTGAGGCGGCCCCGGTCGGGGACCGCATCGCCTACCTCTCGGGCGACCGGCCCCCGGAGCCGTCACTGGCGCCCTTCGTGAGGTCCTGGCGCCTGCGCGAGGTCCTTCCCCTCCACCTCAAGGCGCTGAGGGCGCGGGTGCGGGAGACGGGCCTGGGCAGCCTGGAGATCCACAAGCGGGGCGTCGACCTGCCCCCGGAGGCCCTGCGCGCCTCCCTGCACCTGCGCGGCGAGGGCTCCGAGACGTGGCTCCTCACGCGCCTGGGACCCCGGGACGGCTCCGCGGCAGGGGCGCGCGGCGCCGTCCTCGTCGTCGAGCCCCTGGTCCAGGCCACCGGGTAG
- a CDS encoding WhiB family transcriptional regulator, whose product MGDSARLPGPITALWEWQYRGACMGMDSTTFFHPEGERGSARRRRDEGAKAVCRTCEVLEICREHALSTHEPYGVWGGMTEEERRAVLAGRRSPPQDPVA is encoded by the coding sequence ATGGGCGACAGCGCCAGGCTGCCGGGGCCGATCACAGCGCTGTGGGAGTGGCAGTACCGCGGGGCCTGCATGGGGATGGACTCGACGACCTTCTTCCACCCCGAGGGGGAACGGGGCTCGGCACGGCGCAGGCGGGACGAAGGGGCCAAGGCGGTGTGCCGCACCTGCGAGGTCCTCGAGATCTGCAGGGAGCACGCGCTGTCCACCCACGAGCCCTACGGGGTCTGGGGCGGGATGACCGAGGAGGAGCGCCGCGCCGTGCTCGCCGGACGCAGGAGCCCACCACAGGACCCCGTGGCCTGA
- the groES gene encoding co-chaperone GroES yields the protein MSISIKPLEDRIVVQTVEAEQTTASGLVIPDTAKEKPQEGKVVAVGPGRVDDSGNRIPVDVAEGDVVIYSKYGGTEVKYAGEDYLILSARDVLAVVTR from the coding sequence ATGTCGATCTCCATCAAGCCGCTCGAGGACCGCATCGTCGTCCAGACGGTCGAGGCCGAGCAGACCACCGCCTCGGGCCTGGTCATCCCGGACACCGCCAAGGAGAAGCCGCAGGAGGGCAAGGTCGTGGCCGTGGGCCCCGGCCGCGTTGACGACTCCGGCAACCGCATCCCGGTCGACGTCGCTGAGGGCGATGTCGTCATCTACTCCAAGTACGGGGGCACCGAGGTCAAGTACGCCGGCGAGGACTACCTCATCCTGTCCGCCCGCGACGTGCTGGCCGTCGTCACCCGCTGA
- a CDS encoding glutamate--cysteine ligase — MAHESRRVHHAPLPFATSARSTLGIEWELQLIDRDCLDLRQCASEILRSVGGDPHIHGEMMLNTVELVSGARRTVAQCVEDIALAFDRLLPTTDPLHVELASAGTHPFADPLVQKVTDAERYARLVDRTRLWGHQMLIFGTHVHVGIEDRDKVLPILSALLTRTAHLQCLSASSPFWAGQDTGYADNRAMMFQQLPTAGAPHQLDTWEALEAYAGDMVHTGVIEDFTEVRWDVRPSPRLGTIEVRSCDAATNLTELAGIAALTQCLVEDFSRRLDRGERLDVLPPWYVDENKWRSARYGMDAILIIDSAGQEELATDTVSRMLTELAPVAEDLGCLAELEGVRATLEAGASYQRQMTATKAAGGSKDAAVRLMLTELRAGRPLLPDEIRALCSEEG; from the coding sequence GTGGCCCACGAGTCCCGCCGCGTCCACCACGCGCCCCTGCCCTTCGCGACCTCAGCACGCTCCACCCTCGGCATCGAGTGGGAGCTCCAGCTCATCGACCGCGACTGCCTCGACCTGCGCCAGTGCGCCTCGGAGATCCTCCGCTCGGTGGGAGGCGACCCCCACATCCACGGGGAGATGATGCTCAACACCGTCGAGCTCGTCTCGGGCGCCCGCCGCACCGTCGCGCAGTGCGTCGAGGACATCGCACTGGCCTTCGACCGGCTCCTGCCGACCACCGACCCCCTCCACGTCGAGCTGGCCAGCGCCGGTACCCACCCCTTCGCCGACCCCCTGGTCCAGAAGGTCACGGACGCCGAGCGCTACGCCCGCCTCGTGGACCGCACCCGCCTGTGGGGCCACCAGATGCTCATCTTCGGCACCCACGTGCACGTGGGCATCGAGGACCGCGACAAGGTCCTGCCGATCCTGTCCGCGCTGCTCACACGCACCGCCCACCTGCAGTGCCTGAGCGCCTCCTCGCCCTTCTGGGCGGGGCAGGACACCGGCTACGCCGACAACCGCGCCATGATGTTCCAGCAGCTGCCCACCGCCGGCGCCCCCCACCAGCTCGACACCTGGGAGGCCCTCGAGGCCTACGCCGGGGACATGGTCCACACCGGCGTCATCGAGGACTTCACCGAGGTGCGCTGGGACGTGCGCCCCTCCCCCCGCCTGGGCACCATCGAGGTGCGCTCGTGCGACGCCGCCACCAACCTCACCGAGCTCGCGGGGATCGCGGCTCTCACCCAGTGCCTCGTCGAGGACTTCTCCCGGCGACTGGACCGCGGGGAGCGCCTCGACGTGCTGCCCCCCTGGTACGTCGACGAGAACAAGTGGCGCTCTGCGCGCTACGGGATGGACGCCATCCTCATCATCGACTCCGCGGGACAGGAGGAGCTGGCCACCGACACGGTCTCCCGGATGCTCACGGAGCTGGCGCCGGTCGCCGAGGACCTGGGATGCCTCGCAGAGCTCGAGGGCGTGCGCGCCACCCTCGAGGCAGGTGCCTCCTACCAGCGTCAGATGACGGCCACGAAGGCCGCAGGAGGATCCAAGGACGCCGCGGTGCGGCTCATGCTCACCGAGCTGCGCGCAGGTCGCCCGCTCCTGCCCGACGAGATCCGGGCCCTGTGCTCCGAGGAGGGCTGA
- a CDS encoding SanA/YdcF family protein, translated as MAAVAGRLTPRRVRWVLAVVAGLALAALVLPNAWVWAASAGRTADLGSAEDTATAPVAIVLGASVYASGDPSPWLRYRLDAAAELYESGRVEGILVSGDNAQEDYNEPAAMRDYLVSVGVPAEAIAVDYAGFDTYDTCVRAHEIFGVEQAVLVSQDFHVPRAVAVCRAVGIDATGVGDTRATANRSTWVRSWARERLAAVKAAWDVLSGRTPMLGDRETTVDEAVAWTREQRDGARTQPTPSTASPSAGGSASPSASPQPAPTVSGP; from the coding sequence ATGGCCGCAGTGGCAGGACGCTTGACACCCCGTCGGGTGCGGTGGGTCCTCGCGGTGGTCGCCGGGCTCGCCCTGGCCGCCCTCGTCCTGCCCAACGCGTGGGTGTGGGCCGCCTCCGCGGGCCGCACGGCCGACCTCGGTTCCGCCGAGGACACGGCCACCGCCCCGGTGGCCATCGTCCTGGGGGCCTCGGTCTACGCCTCGGGCGATCCCTCGCCGTGGCTGCGCTACCGGCTGGACGCGGCGGCCGAGCTCTACGAGTCCGGCAGGGTCGAGGGGATCCTCGTCTCGGGCGACAACGCCCAGGAGGACTACAACGAGCCCGCGGCCATGCGCGACTACCTCGTGTCCGTGGGGGTCCCGGCCGAGGCGATCGCCGTCGACTACGCGGGCTTCGACACCTATGACACCTGCGTGCGCGCCCACGAGATCTTCGGGGTCGAGCAGGCCGTCCTCGTCAGCCAGGACTTCCACGTCCCCCGCGCCGTCGCGGTGTGCCGTGCGGTGGGCATCGACGCCACGGGGGTGGGGGACACGCGTGCCACCGCCAACAGGAGCACCTGGGTCCGCAGCTGGGCGCGCGAGCGCTTGGCGGCCGTCAAGGCGGCCTGGGACGTCCTGTCCGGTCGGACCCCCATGCTGGGGGACCGGGAGACGACCGTGGACGAGGCCGTGGCCTGGACCCGTGAGCAGCGCGACGGGGCGAGGACGCAGCCCACGCCGTCAACCGCCTCACCCTCCGCAGGGGGGTCGGCCTCTCCCTCAGCGTCCCCGCAGCCGGCACCCACGGTCTCGGGTCCCTGA